The Elaeis guineensis isolate ETL-2024a chromosome 13, EG11, whole genome shotgun sequence genome includes a region encoding these proteins:
- the LOC105060978 gene encoding LOW QUALITY PROTEIN: heterodimeric geranylgeranyl pyrophosphate synthase large subunit 1, chloroplastic (The sequence of the model RefSeq protein was modified relative to this genomic sequence to represent the inferred CDS: inserted 1 base in 1 codon; deleted 2 bases in 2 codons; substituted 2 bases at 2 genomic stop codons), with protein MDEKIKTIEKNGTWELTTLPKGHKCIGVKWIYKKKKNDQGHVEKYKKAVEAMKVHAFAASTAATRLMEFDFKEYIFQKADAVHRALDAAVPLNHPEHIHEAMRYYLLRWQMHPPHLYLTTCKLIGGHDHXGMPPVVAVEMVXTMSLMYDNLPCMDDDDLHCGKPSNHRIFGETIAILAGDILLTLAFDHLPNPASYPTDNPIPPVHIIYIVSELSCSIRLKGLVTSQMVDIESMRLVVLFLFDRLEFIHLHKTAFLLEASTIIEAIIGGGSDDQIELLRLYAKHIGLLFXVVDDILDVTQPLKELGNTSGKDLVNDKTTYLKLMRLKESREYAEDLLKNAKEGHSKFDPVKMAPLLHLANYIIHWQN; from the exons ATGGATGAGAAGATCAAAACAATAGAGAAGAATGGTACTTGGGAACTTACTACTCTTCCCAAAGGCCATAAATGCATAGGTGTCAAATGGAtttataagaagaagaagaatgatcaAGGACATGTAGAGAAGTACAAA AAGGCAGTTGAAG CCATGAAGGTCCATGCCTTTGCTGCCTCCACTGCTGCTACTAGGCTGATGGAGTTTGACTTCAAGGAGTATATCTTCCAGAAGGCTGACGCAGTACACCGAGCCCTAGATGCTGCCGTCCCCCTCAACCACCCTGAGCACATCCATGAGGCAATGCGCTACTATCTCCTTCGGTGGCAAATGCATCCGCCACATCTTTACCTCACCACTTGTAAGCTCATTGGCGGCCATGATC TAGGTATGCCCCCCGTTGTCGCCGTCGAGATGGTCTAAACCATGTCTCTCATGTATGACAACCTTCCCTGCATGGATGATGATGACCTCCATTGTGGCAAGCCTTCCAACCACCGCATCTTTGGTGAAACCATTGCCATCCTAGCTGGCGACATCCTCCTCACCCTCGCCTTCGACCACCTCCCTAACCCCGCCTCCTACCCAACCGACAACCCCATCCCACCTGTCCACATCATCTATATA GTCTCCGAGCTCTCCTGCTCCATTAGGCTCAAGGGGTTGGTTACCAGCCAAATGGTGGACATCGAGTCCATGAGGCTAGTAGTTCTTTTTCTCTTCGATCGGCTCGAATTCATCCACCTCCACAAGACTGCCTTCCTACTAGAGGCCTCGACGATCATTGAAGCGATTATCGGTGGGGGCTCCGATGACCAAATCGAGCTACTGAGGTTATATGCTAAGCATATTGGATTACTGTTCTAAGTGGTGGATGACATCCTTGATGTAACCCAGCCATTGAAGGAGCTA GGGAACACATCTGGAAAGGATTTGGTCAACGATAAGACTACATATCTGAAGCTCATGAGGCTAAAGGAATCGAGGGAGTATGCTGAGGATCTGCTTAAGAATGCAAAAGAAGGGCATTCCAAGTTTGATCCCGTAAAGATGGCACCTTTGCTTCATCTAGCCAATTACATTATCCACTGGCAAAATTAG